The Euphorbia lathyris chromosome 4, ddEupLath1.1, whole genome shotgun sequence genomic interval ATCGTGTCAATTGAAGATAATCGTGTCAATTGTGTCATGTGAGTTAGGTGCCAATTGTGTCATGTGAGTCAGGTTGTCTCTCTAAATCGTTTATATCGAAGCTAATCGTGTCAATTGTGTCATGTGAGTCAGGTTGTCTATTTAAATCGTGTTAACGTGTCAGAAATTGACGGTCTTATTCAATCGCTACTTCTGTTTATGGGAGCTATATAATCCTTAGTTTCCGTAGAATCGAGTTTCGACCTTTATCTTCAATTGTTCAATttagtttttgttgtttttaatcTTAGTAGGAATGTTATTCATGTCTTAATCTCTGTGGGAACGATCTCTTATTTATCGTTTTATTATAAGTGAATTGTGCAATTTTTCTTATTCGTTATATTTTACGCGCATAAATAGAGATTGGTTCGTGAGATATAGTAATTTTTGACTGAAAATGAGCATACTGATTTATAATTGTACTTTACTTGATTTTTTGTATGGGATGTAGGACGGGATTCCATCTGAGAATCGGTTCAGCAATTGACAAGAATGGGGTCTCATATGAACTTCAAGAACTGGGAAGGTAGTGGTGCAAAGCCATCCGCGAATTCTCCGTTGATCCGGCAGTCTTCGGTGTACTCATTGACGTTTGATGAGTTTCAGAACACGTGGGGCGGAGGACTTGGGAAGGAGTTAGGATCAATGAACATGGATGAGCTATTGAAAAACATATGGAGTGCGGAAGAGACTCACGCAACGACAACGACAACTTCAACTGCTGTCGGAGAAGGTAGTTTTCCGGGTGGGAATTTACAGAGACAAGGATCATTAACTTTGCCGAGAACACTAAGTCAGAAGACTGTTGATGAGGTTTGGAGAGGCTTGGTGAAAGAAAGCAGCGGCACAGCGAAAGACGGGAGTAACATGGCACCGAATTTGCCGCCTCAGACTCAGAGGCAACCGACGCTTGGTGAGATGACTTTGGAGGAGTTCCTGGCTCGGGCAGGAGTAGTTAGGGAGGATACTCAGATAGTTGGAAAGCAAAATAATACTGGGTTCTTTGATGAATTCTCGAGACTAAACAATAACAACACTGGTTTAGGTCTTGGATTTCAGCAGAATAATCGAAACAACAACCTCGTGGGTACTCGGATATTGGAAAACAATAATAACTTCGGCGCAACTCAGCATTCTAATTTAGCCCTGAATGTCGGTGGAATCAGATCGTCTCAGCCGCTACCTCAGCAGCAGCAGCATCAaaaccagcagcagcagcagctgcGTCAaaaccagcagcagcagcagaacCGCgctcagcagcagcagcagaacCGTccccagcagcagcagcagctacTGCAGAGCCGGCCCCAGCAGCAGCCGCTGTTCCCCAAACCTGCAAATGTGGCGTTTGCATCCCCAGTGCATTTAGTGAACAATGCTCAGCTTCCAAGCCCGAGAGTGAGGAATTCGGTGGTCGGGACGGCAGACCAATCGATAAACAATAATCTAGTTCACGGCGGAGGAATGAGTATGGTTGGTTTAGGAACTGGCGGTGTTACAGTTGCGACAGCATCTCCTGGAAACCAAATATCACCGGATATAATATCAAGAGATACACCTTCATTGTCACCAGTTCCTCACATCTTTGGCCGGGGAAGGAAAGGCGGTGCAGCTTTGGAGAAGGTAATCGAGAGAAGACACCGGAGAATGATTAAAAATCGAGAGTCAGCTGCAAGGTCTCGTGCTCGCAAGCAGGTGAGTTCAGTTCAAAGAATGAGCCATTATTTCTCTATTGTATGCTTATGTCTAACCATGTTGCCGTTATATATTAGCGGCTTAATAAAATCTGATTGGCTCTTTGAACTTTGTCGATGTCTCATTAGCCCCGAACATACTTGCAGCTTCGTAATGATCATCCAAAAGTTTCTACGGGCTAATGCTGTAGTATCATTTTCTGAGAGTCAGAAAGAAACTTCGAGATGAGATAACCAAATGATGATTATGCCATGCTTTTATAGAGGTGGAAATTTCGGGTTATTGTGTCAAAATTGTGTTATGTTATCGGTATATTCTGTATGATATAAATGCAAGAAAAACGATAATTGTGTCCTGTCAGTCGGATTGTCTCAGTAAATCGCATTGTCATTTTCTGAGAGTTAGCGAGGAACTTTGAGACTTATCGAGTTATGTTATCTATATGTTTCATATGATTATGTATGATATAAATGCAAGAAAAATGATCATTTTGTCGTGTCAGTCGGATTGTCTATGTAAATCGTGTTATCATTTTCCGAAAGTCTGAAAGAAACTTTGAGATAAGATAACCAGATGAAAATTATGCCATACTCTTAGGGGGGTGACGATTTCGAGTTTATTGTTTCAAAATCATGTTATGTTATCTGTATGTTCCATACGATATAAAtgcaagaaaaatgataatcgtgCCGTGTCTATCAGATTGTCTCTGTAAACTGTGTTATCACTTTCTGAGAGTCAGAAAGAAACTTTGAGATAAGATAACCAGATGAAAATTATGCCATACTTTGAAAGGAGTGACGATTTCGGGTTTATCGTTTCAAAATCTTGTTTATGTTATCTATATGTTCCATATCATTATTTATAATACAATtgcaagaaaaataataatcgtGTCGTGTTAGTCGGATTGTCTCTGTAAATCGTTTTATCGTGTCAGAAATTCACCTTTTGTACGAAACAATCTTCTGTGAGCCTGATGTAAATTTGAAGTGTGCAATCTCAGCGCCGCTACGTATGACATAATGACTCATTTAATGAGAATGTTTCTATCCTAATGCACTTAGGAATGTCAAAACGGGTTGTCGTGTCATAATCATGCTATGTGATCTATGTATTCCCAATCCacattattatatatgatataaatgcaacaaaaatgataattgtgTCAATCAAGTTATCTCTATAATTCGTGTTAGAAATTGACAGCTTTGAATGCACTTCCGCTAGTTGCTTTATTACATGGCAGATTTTCGGGCAAGTTATCTCTAAGTCCTTGTTGAGGAACCTTGCGACTGCAAAATCTAATTGATATATTGGGTTCTGGACAGGCTTATACATTGGAACTAGAAGCAGAAGTTGCAAAACTCAAAGAAATGAATCAAGAATTGCAGAAAAAACAGGTATGTTCTTTTGTTGAGTAGAAAGATTACGAATATTTCGGCTGTTATCAACCGCTTCTGACCACGCTTTGGTTGTTGCAGGCAGAAATCATGGAAATGCAGAAAAATC includes:
- the LOC136227942 gene encoding bZIP transcription factor TRAB1-like — protein: MGSHMNFKNWEGSGAKPSANSPLIRQSSVYSLTFDEFQNTWGGGLGKELGSMNMDELLKNIWSAEETHATTTTTSTAVGEGSFPGGNLQRQGSLTLPRTLSQKTVDEVWRGLVKESSGTAKDGSNMAPNLPPQTQRQPTLGEMTLEEFLARAGVVREDTQIVGKQNNTGFFDEFSRLNNNNTGLGLGFQQNNRNNNLVGTRILENNNNFGATQHSNLALNVGGIRSSQPLPQQQQHQNQQQQQLRQNQQQQQNRAQQQQQNRPQQQQQLLQSRPQQQPLFPKPANVAFASPVHLVNNAQLPSPRVRNSVVGTADQSINNNLVHGGGMSMVGLGTGGVTVATASPGNQISPDIISRDTPSLSPVPHIFGRGRKGGAALEKVIERRHRRMIKNRESAARSRARKQAYTLELEAEVAKLKEMNQELQKKQAEIMEMQKNQFLEKINRKWGSKRQCLRRTLTGPW